Proteins encoded together in one Microcebus murinus isolate Inina chromosome 18, M.murinus_Inina_mat1.0, whole genome shotgun sequence window:
- the CDC6 gene encoding cell division control protein 6 homolog: MPQTRSQAQAIINFPKKKLSWPLDIKLGPTNVQTIPCSPCVKILPLSPRKRLGDDNLCNTPHLPLCSPPKQGKKENGPPRSHTTSKGKGRRLVFDNQLTVKSPSKKEQAKVHQNKILSSVQKSQESTTNSKQRCLLEKESACMRLFKQEGTCYQQAKLVLNTAVPDRLPAREKEMDVIRNFLREHICGKKAGSLYLSGAPGTGKTACLGRILQDLKNELKDFKTIMLNCMSLRSAQAVFPAIAREICQEEVSRPAGKDMMRKLEKYMTAEKGPMIVLVLDEMDQLDSKGQDVLYTLFEWPWLGNSRLVLIGIANTLDLTDRILPRLQARGKCKPQLLNFPPYTRVQIATILQDRLNQVSRDQVLDNAAIQFCARKVSAVSGDVRKALDVCRRAIEIVESDVKSQTILKPLSECKSPSESLIPKQVGLIHISQVISEVDSNRMTLSQEGAQDSFPLQQKILVCSLLLLTRQLKIKEVTLGKLYETYSKVCRKQQVAAVDQSECLSLSGLLEARGILGLKKNKETRLTKVSLKIEEKEIEHALKDKALIGNILATGLP; this comes from the exons GTGATGACAACCTATGCAACACTCCTCATTTACCTCTCTGTTCTCCACCAAAGCAAGGCAAGAAAGAGAATGGTCCCCCTCGCTCTCACACAACATCTAAGGGAAAGGGACGCAGATTGGTATTTGACAATCAGCTAACAGTTAAATCTCCTAGCAAAAAAGAACAAGCCAAAGTTCACCAAAACAAAATACTTTCCTCAGTTCAAAAAAGTCAAGAGAGCACAACAAATTCTAAGCAGAGATGTCTGTTGGAGAAAGAATCTGCATGTATGAGACTGTTCAAGCAAGAAG GTACTTGCTACCAGCAAGCAAAGCTGGTTCTGAATACAGCTGTCCCGGATCGGCTGCCTGCCAGGGAAAAGGAGATGGATGTCATCAGGAATTTCCTGAGGGAACACATCTGTGGGAAAAAAGCTGGAAGTCTTTACCTTTCTGGTGCTCCTGGAACTGGAAAAACTGCCTGCTTAGGCCGAATTCTGCAAGACCTTAAG AATGAACTGAAAGACTTTAAAACTATCATGCTGAATTGCATGTCCTTGAGGAGTGCCCAGGCTGTCTTCCCAGCTATTGCTCGGGAGATTTGTCAGGAAGAAGTATCCAGGCCAGCTGGGAAGGACATGatgagaaaattggaaaaatatatgaCTGCAGAGAAGGGCCCCATGAT TGTGTTGGTGTTGGATGAGATGGATCAACTGGATAGCAAAGGGCAGGATGTATTGTACACACTGTTTGAATGGCCATGGCTAGGCAATTCCCGATTGGTGCTGATTG GTATTGCTAATACCCTGGATCTCACAGACAGAATTCTGCCTAGGCTTCAAGCTAGAGGAAAATGTAAGCCACAGCTGTTGAACTTTCCACCTTATACCAGAGTTCAGATAGCTACTATCTTGCAAGACCGACTTAATCAG GTGTCTAGAGATCAGGTTCTGGATAATGCTGCAATTCAGTTCTGTGCCCGCAAAGTCTCTGCTGTTTCAGGAGATGTTCGAAAAGCACTAGATGTTTGCAG GAGAGCTATTGAAATTGTAGAGTCGGATGTCAAAAGCCAGACTATCCTCAAACCACTGTCTGAAT GTAAATCACCGTCTGAGTCTCTGATTCCCAAGCAGGTTGGTCTTATTCACATATCCCAAGTCATTTCAGAAGTTGATAGTAACAGGATGACCTTGAGCCAAGAAGGAGCACAAGATTCCTTCCCTCTTCAGCAGAAGATCTTGGTCTGCTCTTTGCTGCTCTTGACCAGACAGTTGAAAATCAAAGAGGTCACTCTCGGGAAG ttATACGAAACCTATAGTAAAGTCTGTCGCAAACAGCAGGTGGCAGCTGTGGACCAGTCAGAGTGTTTGTCACTTTCAGGTCTCTTGGAGGCTAGGGGCATTTTaggattaaagaaaaacaaggaaacccGCTTAACAAAG gtGTCTTTGAAGattgaagagaaggaaatagaacATGCTCTGAAAGACAAAGCTTTAATTGGAAATATCTTAGCTACTGGATTGCCTTAA